The genomic region GTCCGCGACAACGCGGCGAGCACCGTGCGCCACAGTCCCAGCGCTCCCGCGGAGCGAGGGTCTCCACCCCACGCGTACACCACGCGCGGCGAGGCGCCCGCGGCCAGCTCCGCCACCGCCTCCAGGAAGCGGCTGCGTCCCACGCCCGAGGGCCCCACGAAGAGCCGCGCGCCGCCTTCGCCCTTGCACGCCGACTCCACCACCATCGCCGCCTGGGTCAGCGCCTCGTCGCGCCCCACCAGCGCGTCCACGCGAGTCGCGGGCGCTCCGGACTCCACCCGCCACGCCGTACCGCCGGGCAGCTCGCGCGCCACGCCGATGCGCACCCCGCCCGCCTCCACCAGCAGCGCCTTCACCGAGGCGCCCACCAGCAGTTCGCCAGACACCGCCGCGTCCGCCAGCGCCTGCGCCCGCTCCAGCCCCAGGCCGGACAGCCGGGGCGCCCCGGCCTCCGCGCTCGAGCGCACCACGCCGGACTCCAGGCCCCGCCTCACGCTCAGGCCCGCGCCGCCCAATTCCTCCGCGCACTTCAGCGCCCGCGTCGCGTCGTCCGCGCGAACCTGCGGCAGGCCGAACGGCAGACACCAGTGCGTGTCCGACAGCGCCATCGCCTCCACGTGGTGGCGCGCGGAGACCTGCGCCACCACCTCGCGCAACCGGGCCGCGTGGGCCGGCTCGCCCGCGACCACCAGCAGCGTGAGCCGGCGCATCTGCGCCTGCGCGTCCATCGCGCGGATCTTCACCGTGGGGCCCGGAGCCTCGTCTCCCAGGGCCGGAGGTCCGTCGTCGTCCCCGGTGGCGGACGGCGGCGCGGCCAGGATGGAAGCCAGGGGCGCGGGCACCTCCATCGTCGGGTCGGTGGGCGGCTCGTGCACGGCGCCGTCGCCGCGACGCGCGGGCGCCTTGGCCGTCGGCGCGTCGGGGAGATCCTCGTCGCCCAGGTGCATGGGCGGCTCGCGCAACGCGGGCATCAGCGGGAGCTTGGGCGCGGCGCCTCCGGACGAGGGCGTGAGCAGCTTCTGCGCGGCGTCCACGCCCATGGGCGTGAGCGAGTTGCCGCACGCGGGACAGAAGCGGCTGGTCGCGCTGGTGGACTGGCCACAGCGCGGGCACGACACGTTGGAGGGCTCGCGGACCTGGGGCAGCCCGGGCTCGCCGCTGCCCGCGTCGCGCAGCCGCGCCAGCACCGTGTCGCCCACCAGCCGCGTCACCACCGCGGGGACGCTCTCCTCCGGCGGCTCCGGCGTTTCATCCAGATAGGACTGGAGCGCGCGGGCCACGTCCGCGCAGCGGGCGAAGCGCTGGCCGGGGGCGCGGTGGAGCATGCGCAGGATGATCTGCTCCAGCAGCGGCGACAGCCCCTCCACGAACTGCGAGGGCCGGGGCACCGCCGCCAGCGCGATGCGCCGCATGGCCTCCGCGGGGTTGTCCGTGTCGATGAACGGCCGGCGCGTGCACAGCTCCCATAGCACCACGCCCAGCGCGAACTGGTCGCTGGTGCCGGAGACGGGCTCGTTGCGCACCTGCTCCGGCGACATGTATCGCAGCTTGCCCTTGAGCACGCCCGTGCGCGTGCGGCTGGCGCGGATGGTCGCCTTGGCCACGCCGAAGTCCACCACCTTCGTCAGGCCGTCCAGGCGCACCATGATGTTCTGCGGGCTGATGTCCCGGTGCACCAACTCCAGCGACGCGCCCTGGCTGTCTCGCGCGTGGTGCGCGTGGTCCAGCCCCAGCGCCGCGTCGCGGATCATCTGCGCGCAGACGCGGTGGGGCAGCGGCGTGCCGGCCCGCTGCGACGCCTTCGCCAGGCGGCCCAGGTTCTCGCCCTCGATGTACTCCATGGCGATGTAGAACGTGCCCTGCCACGCGCCGACCTCGTACAGCGAGACGACGTTCGGATGGTTCAGGTGCGCCGCGACGCGGGCCTCGTCGAGGAACATCTCCACCGAGCCGTCGTGCTCCAGCAGGTCCGGCAGCAGGCTCTTGAGGATGACGGGGCGCTCGAAGCCGCTGACGCCCACCTGACGTGCCAGGAAGATTTCTCCCATGCCCCCCACGGCCACGCGGCGCAGCACCGCATACCTGCCGAAGATGAGGGAAGACGGGGATGCACCGGACACCATCGCCCTTGAACCGTACCCAGCGATCCCCATCCCCCGCCAGTCCCCGGCCCTTCGCTTTCGCACGGGGAGCCATTAGCCGTTCCTCCCCCGTGTGGGGTCCTGGCGTACCGGGCGCGAGTTACATGGACCCAGGCATGTTTCAGACGTGCCAGGTCAGCCGCCCCGCCTGCTCGGACGACCCGGGCGCGAGGGTCAACGGCGACACATACAGCCCGCGCCGCTCCCGCTTCCACCAGGCCCCGGTGCGCTGGCGCTCCGTCCGGGACGTCATCCGGTAGTCGTGGAGCACCGCCCGTACGAGCCGGGGCGGACGGGCTGGGAACGGGTTGGACGCGAACAGCCCCAGCACCTCCGGCGAGCCCTCCAGCAGCCGCTCCATCAGGGCCAGGAACCACGAGGGCGGCGACCCCAGCGCGGCGAACCACATCTGCCAGTCCAGCCGGGGCTGATGCGGGGCGACCTGTCGCGGTGGGCGGTCCACGCCCGACGTCTTGTATCGGAACGGGTACTCCAGCCAGTGCTCGCCGTCGTCCGAGCCCTCCACCGTGATTTCCGGCCGGTCCACCGTCATCACCGCGAACAGGCCGTAGGAGTTCACCGAGTGCAGCGGCATCACCCGGTCCTCCAGCCAGTCCACCGCCCGCACCAGGCGCTCCGGGCCGCGAGGCCACCACCCCATCCGGCGCAGCTGCTCCACGGTGCCCAGCATGAGCAACGGCACCGCCGCGGCCACGGACAGCGCCATGCCTGGCACCGACGGCCGCCGCGCGGGCCCCGCATCGCGCCACAGTGTCTCCGGCAGCACGCGCCGCAGGGCCGCGTCGTCCAGCAGCCACAGCCCCAGGGCCAGCGACTGGACGTTGAAGAAGCCGTAGTTGCCCGTGGTCATGATGGCCGCCTGCAACGCGGAGAGGATGCCGAACGCGGCCTGCCGCACGCGCCGGGGACCGAAGGCGAGGAAGGGCACCGCCGTCTCCGCCGCCAGCACCGCCGCCGTGCCCGTGTGGCGCACCTGGCGCGGAAGCTGGTGCGCGGCCCAACCGCCGCGCGTGGGCAGGGGCGCGGTCTCGAAGTACACGTCGCACGCGCTCAACTCGCGCCACGTCCGGTCGCCCGAGTGGAACTTGCTGATGCCCGACCCGAAGTAGAGCCGGAACACGAGCATCCGGAAGAGGAACACCTCCAGCGCGGACACGTCCCGCTTCCCCAGCCCGGGCCTCACGCCGACCGGCGCGGTGAGCGCGCCCACCAGCCCCATCTCCAACAGCAGCACGTCCCACTGGAACGACAGGAACTCGCGCCCCAGTGACACGTAGGACAGATACAGCGCCCACAGCGCGGCGGCACTCGGGAGCGGGGCCACGTTGAGGAGCAGCGCCAGCGACAGGGCCTGTCCCACGCGGCAGCCGCGCACCAGCGCCGCGTCCGACGCGTCCTTCCAGAACACGGAGGGACGGCGCCAGCGGCCCTGCGCGGCCCAGCGCTCGGACTGGGCGACGTCGCGGATGGGACGGATGCCCTTCTCCCCGTAGAGCCCCAGCACCTGCTTCCCCAGCGACGTGAAGGCGATGAGGAACGTGCCGCCCAGCAGTCTCATGAAGGCCCACCGCACCAGCCGGTGCTCCGCGGGCTCCGTCACGCGGCTGAACAACCAACTGTCCCACCGCGACGCGCGCCGGCGGTGGTGCGCGATGACCGAATACACCGCGCCCGCCACGTGCCGGACGCCGGGCACCAATCCCAGACGCGCGGCCAGACGCGTGCTCCAGCGGGGCGACCAGGCGAGCATGCGGAAGACGGCCTCCGCGCCGGACGAGCGGCGCCCCGACGGCTCCACCAGCTGCATCGCCCGCCGCATGTCTTTCTTGGAGATGCCCAGGAGCTTGAGCAGCCATCCGCTCCCGCGCGCGAAGCGCACCCGGCCACCGGTGTCCTGGCGCCAGCGAGCCACCCAGCGCATGCAGAAGCCGCAGTCCCCATCGAACAGCACCAGCGGTTGCATCTCGCGCATCGGGTCGCTCCTTCGTCCAACGACAAAGGTGCGTGCGGAGAGCGGGATGCGAAGGGGACAAGAGGGCTCGCTGGAGGAGCAGGCGGGCAGCGGAGCGCGCATCCCTGTCATCCGGGGACAGGTGCCTAGCTTTGTCCGCATGAGCGAGCCCAAGGCCCAGGCGAAGAAGACGGATGAAATCGTCCCCGGCGTGCACCATTGGACCGTCTCCGACGACCGGCTCGGCGGCATCCGCAGCGACGCCTACGCGGTGGTGGATGACGACGGCACCGTCACCCTCATCGACCCGCTGCCCATCGACGAGAAGCTCCTGCGCAAGCTGGGCGACATCGACGCCATCGTGCTCACCGCGGGCAACCACCAGCGCTCCGCGTGGCGCCTGCGCAAGGTGTTCGGCGTGCCCGTCTGGGCTCCCGAGGGCGCTCAGGGCCTGGAGGAGAAACCGGACTTCGAATACGTGAACGGCACCACGCTGCCGGGCGGCCTCAACACCTTCCAGACACCAGGGCCCACGGAGGCCATGTACACGCTGTGGCTCCAGAAGAGCCCGCACGCCGTGGTCTTCATCTCCGACCTGCTGTCACACGAGGGCCGGCGCACGCCCACCTTCGTCCCCGGCGAGTACCAGGACGAACCGCTGCGCACGCGCAGCAGCATCCAGCGCATCCTGGACCACCTGCCCATCCAGACCGTCTG from Corallococcus exiguus harbors:
- a CDS encoding protein kinase domain-containing protein translates to MGIAGYGSRAMVSGASPSSLIFGRYAVLRRVAVGGMGEIFLARQVGVSGFERPVILKSLLPDLLEHDGSVEMFLDEARVAAHLNHPNVVSLYEVGAWQGTFYIAMEYIEGENLGRLAKASQRAGTPLPHRVCAQMIRDAALGLDHAHHARDSQGASLELVHRDISPQNIMVRLDGLTKVVDFGVAKATIRASRTRTGVLKGKLRYMSPEQVRNEPVSGTSDQFALGVVLWELCTRRPFIDTDNPAEAMRRIALAAVPRPSQFVEGLSPLLEQIILRMLHRAPGQRFARCADVARALQSYLDETPEPPEESVPAVVTRLVGDTVLARLRDAGSGEPGLPQVREPSNVSCPRCGQSTSATSRFCPACGNSLTPMGVDAAQKLLTPSSGGAAPKLPLMPALREPPMHLGDEDLPDAPTAKAPARRGDGAVHEPPTDPTMEVPAPLASILAAPPSATGDDDGPPALGDEAPGPTVKIRAMDAQAQMRRLTLLVVAGEPAHAARLREVVAQVSARHHVEAMALSDTHWCLPFGLPQVRADDATRALKCAEELGGAGLSVRRGLESGVVRSSAEAGAPRLSGLGLERAQALADAAVSGELLVGASVKALLVEAGGVRIGVARELPGGTAWRVESGAPATRVDALVGRDEALTQAAMVVESACKGEGGARLFVGPSGVGRSRFLEAVAELAAGASPRVVYAWGGDPRSAGALGLWRTVLAALSRTATGGDASLPPLSGLGFSESEAAALWRRLARGAPVGGGLLPAGDGAVVDAIQRVAKPSGLLLLVDDVHRVDGPSLEMLAGLLTAKELGVSLVATGDVDAVPTSLASLPVTVLEGLSPSELNALLTASLGLALSPSLERAVADRVRGNPAHALALVRLLVSVGVLQRTEGGFQSNGPLSPAALPQGLGQALGARLELLPAASLRFLQRAAVEGSLFSAELVRASLTATDGAGVLEDAEWVVPVPGQPGIFRFTSEEARQVLRERLSPPQLRSAHQELAETLEDEAFVQEPAREVRVADHLLGADASGAPVACERAGDWFAARGEWRSAVEFFRWALGRAPGATAAVVRWQLDVLARAAGCLTQTDPAAVDGLVTPWLDRVPVMQTPGRWAEAARRLAVAELKLGRVDDAEVRLSMAQGPAGSDPEAEALVLGELARVREAKGETTAAVELLARAFQRMGNRTPHVADFFWEHYLLLGRLQQRLGQLDRARVAFTRAAEQARSVGSAVGQARALSQLAGLRVLAGEPAQALSDLERALALAEQGGDAQEVARIHYNAGRLLVAGGRAPEARERLEQARERARVAGWREGEALAAQVLGAMEARTPRRGSGQ
- a CDS encoding lipase maturation factor family protein, which codes for MREMQPLVLFDGDCGFCMRWVARWRQDTGGRVRFARGSGWLLKLLGISKKDMRRAMQLVEPSGRRSSGAEAVFRMLAWSPRWSTRLAARLGLVPGVRHVAGAVYSVIAHHRRRASRWDSWLFSRVTEPAEHRLVRWAFMRLLGGTFLIAFTSLGKQVLGLYGEKGIRPIRDVAQSERWAAQGRWRRPSVFWKDASDAALVRGCRVGQALSLALLLNVAPLPSAAALWALYLSYVSLGREFLSFQWDVLLLEMGLVGALTAPVGVRPGLGKRDVSALEVFLFRMLVFRLYFGSGISKFHSGDRTWRELSACDVYFETAPLPTRGGWAAHQLPRQVRHTGTAAVLAAETAVPFLAFGPRRVRQAAFGILSALQAAIMTTGNYGFFNVQSLALGLWLLDDAALRRVLPETLWRDAGPARRPSVPGMALSVAAAVPLLMLGTVEQLRRMGWWPRGPERLVRAVDWLEDRVMPLHSVNSYGLFAVMTVDRPEITVEGSDDGEHWLEYPFRYKTSGVDRPPRQVAPHQPRLDWQMWFAALGSPPSWFLALMERLLEGSPEVLGLFASNPFPARPPRLVRAVLHDYRMTSRTERQRTGAWWKRERRGLYVSPLTLAPGSSEQAGRLTWHV
- a CDS encoding MBL fold metallo-hydrolase, with translation MPSFVRMSEPKAQAKKTDEIVPGVHHWTVSDDRLGGIRSDAYAVVDDDGTVTLIDPLPIDEKLLRKLGDIDAIVLTAGNHQRSAWRLRKVFGVPVWAPEGAQGLEEKPDFEYVNGTTLPGGLNTFQTPGPTEAMYTLWLQKSPHAVVFISDLLSHEGRRTPTFVPGEYQDEPLRTRSSIQRILDHLPIQTVCFAHGAPILKDGASALRKALEEDDEFPHAPAP